Within the Enterococcus hirae ATCC 9790 genome, the region GATTTTGTCAATCAAGGCACTTGCGTCACGTCCAATACCATCAGCATTGATTTCCATTGCTTGTACGATACCATCTGGATCTATGATAAAAGTTCCTCTTTGTGCAAGTCCACTTTCTTCATTCAATACATCAAATAAACGAGAAATGTGGTGAGAAGGGTCGCCAATCATGGCATATTCTATTTTTCCGATAGCTTCAGATGAGTCATGCCATGCTTTATGTGTAAAGTGGGTATCCGTTGAACAAGAAAATACTTGGACGCCTAGTGATTTTAATTCATCGTATTGTTCCTGTAAATCCTCTAATTCTGTTGGACATACGAAAGTGAAATCTGCTGGATAAAAGCAAATAATACTCCAATTACCAGTAAGATTAGCATCGCTGATATCGATAAATTCTCCGTTTTTATAAGCTTGTGCGGTAAATTCTCCAACTTTTTTTCCAATCAATGACATATGAAAACCTCCAATTTATTTTGCTTTATTTATAATTAATATAATTTAATAACGGTTGCAAAGTCAAAGGTTTTTTGGTTATTTTAAGAATGTCTCGTAAAAATAGGAGGTTATTTATAGGTAGAATAGAAAAAGCCGTACATGGGAATAGTGGCTGCTTCCTTTGTTTAGTAGGATTCATCGACTATTTTTCCATGAACGGCTGCATTGGATCATTTATTAGAAAATGGTGTGCAAGATGTATAATCATTTTCTTGCTTTAATTCAAAGATATATCCAGCAATTTGAGTAATTACTTTTTTCCATTCTTGCGGTGTCACATAATTGTCCAATAAATAGATTTTTTTGATATGTGGCGGCAGATGCTCTAAGGGACAGTCACTGACGATGATATCACATTCTTCCATATAATTTTTTTGGATGATGATCGACTCGGAAGAAAAGATCTGCTCGATTTTGACCATCAAATCTTTACTCACATAAAAATCCTTGGTGTAATTGATACCTATGACGATCGAGTGTTGAGGTTTAAAGCGATCATACAAATGAAGTAAGTCTTCAACGATCCATTGCATATTTTCTTTGATCAATAGATCTGGCAGCTCTTTACTGATTTTTTGTCTAAAAGTGACGTAGAATTGTTTGATCTCATTTTGTAAGTTTTCAAAATTTTCTTTTCCTTCATATAAAGTATAGGTAGGTAAAGGAGTATTGGGGTGATCAGGATTCAAAAAAGTACTGAAAAGTTTATTTCGAGCAAAGTTCAAGGCATAAAGTTTTTGTTGGTTGACTGGTACTTTTAAATGAAAGTGTCGGCTAAAAGACTCCACTAGCTTTTTAGAGTAAACGATGTAAGGAACATTAGCTTCTAGTAACATTTGGTAATGTTGAAAGCTAAGCTCGTCACTTTCTAGTTTTGAGATCGCTAATCTTGCTAACAGGTTGATTAAAACCCGCTGCTCATGACAGATAGATAAATGATCGTTAAGTAAATCAAATTCTGGAGTAACCAAGTATTCAATATAGTCATATTCTTTAAACTCTCTTTGGACATTCTTCAACGATGTAACTGGAAAGTTCTCTACACAGATTTTTAATAGTAAAAATAATTTCTCTTTCATACCTCCACTTAGGGCATCAAGTAATTCTTGTTTAAAATAAGTTGTTAGTTCATACGTAATAGATTGTGGGGTTTCCATGCCGTAGGGGACAGAAGTATTTGAAAAAATATTCCAATAAACATCTAAAAAACAATACTGGATCTGTACTTCCGTTCCTGCTACGATTTTTTTCCTTTAGCTGTAAATTTAAATGCAATCCCATACAATTTAAGGAACTGATTGACAGCTTTCATTTTGGAATAAAGATAAGAGGAGCTGTAATTTGTTGTTTGACTAATGCTAACAATTGAATGACCAGTTGGTTCTAACAGGGCTGTTAAAATTTTAAAATTTGTCGATTCTAAACAGTATTTACCAAATAATTCATAATAACATTTTGCACTATCTGTATTCTTTAAATCTAACTGGACAAATTTCTTTTGCCTGATCAAAGAAACATCTTCTAAATCAAGTGTCATAAAATCCTGTTCTAATTCTTGGAGATAAAGCAAAAAATTAGAATCAGACATCTCAAAATAATCAGCGAGGTAGTGAGTGGTAATGAAGAATGGGTGTTCTGCAAGAAAAAGAAAAATATTGAGCTTGGTAACACTTTTTTTATTTAAAAGATACTTTTTGATTGCTTCTTGTGTTTGCATGTTATTCCTCCATTTGATTTTCCATCCAGCATTTTACTAAAAAATTAGCTATTTTGAACAAAAAAACAGTAATAATATTTTAGCCGTTTGTATTATCTTATGTATTGCAAGCCAAAAGTGTTTGAAACGGGGGAGATGTAAAAATGAATCACTTAAAACTTATAATGGCTACTGTTGCTTTGACAGGCCTATCGGTAACTGCCGAAGCAACGCAACAAGTAAAGATTGAAGAGCACCACCCAATCGTTACTAAAACGAAAGAGCCTGGGTGGGCAAACGTGAATTGTATCACACTACAGGATGAATTTTCCACAACAAATTCAGGAATCATGAAATTTCCGGTGGGAAAAACGGTACCAGTCAAAGCCAGTGTCAGCTATTCAGGCGATAGACAACCAATCTCACAATCCAATGTAGTATTTGAGAAAGTTGATCCAGCATTGACGATTGGGTACGATCCAACTACGCTTCAGATTAATGGACATAAGGCTAGTTTTACCTTTACTGTAACATTAAATCAACATTTAACAAAGCCAGCATTATTTACGATCAAAGTAGCTGATGGCAGTCCGACAGATAATCAGCATCTTACGCCTTATAGTCAACGTCAGACAGTTGAAGAAATGCTTAATGTTGATGAGGATAATTTTACCGAATTACCAGAAATTGAACCGACTGATCCAACACCGGAAGAAAAGCCAGATCCAGTTGAACCGACTGATCCAACGCCGGAAGAAAGCCAGATCCAGTTGAACCGACTGATCCAACGCCAGAAGAAAGCCAGATCCAGTCGAACCGACTGATCCAACACCAGATGAAATGAAAAAACCTCAAGTGGAAATCGAGATACCTAAGAAAGAAGAATTTCCAACTGTGGGGGAATCTTTAATTGACGTTAATACGAAAAATCAAGTAATTTTGCCAGATATGATCAAAGAAAAATCGCATCAGATGTCTTTATCAGGTAGTTTTACGCCTAAAAATGAAAACAATTATGAAATAAACAATGATAATTTCTCAGATAATGAAAAATCTCTTGGTAATGGTATAAGTGGTCAATTACCAAAAACAGCAGATAAAGCAACACCAAGTTTTATGTATCTTGGGTTTACACTTATCATTTTCTCTATTTTCGGAGTGAGAAAGTTACGAAATAGTGAAAAACAAAGTTAAAGCAAACAAATAACATTATTATTAAAAGAAGAGAATGAGGAGCACATCCTCATTCTCTTCTTTATAAAATAGAAAATTACTAGAAAAATAAGTGATGAACCATAAGTATTAAATCACTTATTTTTTATTTGTTTAAATAATG harbors:
- the ahpC gene encoding alkyl hydroperoxide reductase subunit C, translated to MSLIGKKVGEFTAQAYKNGEFIDISDANLTGNWSIICFYPADFTFVCPTELEDLQEQYDELKSLGVQVFSCSTDTHFTHKAWHDSSEAIGKIEYAMIGDPSHHISRLFDVLNEESGLAQRGTFIIDPDGIVQAMEINADGIGRDASALIDKIKAAQYVRTHPGEVCPAKWKESGETLKPSFDLVGKI
- a CDS encoding LPXTG cell wall anchor domain-containing protein; translated protein: MKKPQVEIEIPKKEEFPTVGESLIDVNTKNQVILPDMIKEKSHQMSLSGSFTPKNENNYEINNDNFSDNEKSLGNGISGQLPKTADKATPSFMYLGFTLIIFSIFGVRKLRNSEKQS